One segment of Rhodopirellula baltica SH 1 DNA contains the following:
- a CDS encoding AraC family transcriptional regulator produces the protein MKKTLNRQAFFARLAPGQEILKLFDWLPDVSFFVKDREGRFMALNRRGCEYCGVLSESEAIGKTDHDFFPKTRADEYREDDLQVMESKEAIINRIESAPEEAGSPRLVTTSKIPLKDRRGRVIGVAGFSRQVERMQSGSADSLEKVMEYIHAHYREDIPTGHLAEMAGLSASHFERRFRLAFGASPRQYLIRVRVENAARWLRETDERVTTIAQSCGFYDHAHFSRSFQRIMKMSPTEYRKRKQS, from the coding sequence ATGAAAAAGACACTCAATAGACAAGCGTTTTTCGCTCGCTTGGCTCCCGGTCAGGAGATTTTGAAGCTCTTTGATTGGTTGCCGGATGTGTCCTTTTTCGTCAAAGATCGCGAGGGCAGGTTCATGGCGCTGAATCGTCGTGGTTGTGAATACTGCGGCGTGTTGTCCGAGTCGGAAGCAATCGGGAAGACCGATCACGACTTCTTTCCGAAGACACGGGCGGACGAATATCGAGAAGACGATTTGCAGGTGATGGAATCGAAAGAAGCGATCATCAACCGAATTGAAAGTGCGCCCGAAGAAGCCGGGTCGCCGCGGTTGGTCACGACCAGCAAGATTCCGCTGAAGGATCGCCGTGGACGAGTGATCGGTGTCGCGGGGTTTTCACGTCAAGTCGAAAGGATGCAGTCGGGCAGCGCGGACTCGTTGGAGAAGGTGATGGAGTACATCCACGCTCACTATCGCGAAGACATTCCGACGGGGCACTTGGCTGAGATGGCGGGGTTGTCGGCAAGTCATTTTGAGAGGCGATTTCGTTTGGCGTTTGGTGCGTCACCCCGCCAGTATTTGATTCGCGTTCGAGTGGAGAATGCGGCGCGATGGTTGCGAGAAACGGATGAGCGTGTGACCACGATCGCACAGAGTTGCGGCTTCTATGACCACGCACACTTCAGTCGCAGTTTTCAACGCATCATGAAGATGTCGCCGACTGAGTATCGCAAACGCAAACAGAGCTGA
- a CDS encoding 6-bladed beta-propeller: MTQTPRRNFLQKTAVTALAATAATRTLTAAPPKDEPEIIGHGDYRYRVIRDWAQISALRTPLLNCHEMVQDKRGRLFMIGDHTDNNILVFDKSGKLLDAWGTIFPGGHGLSLMDEGDEEFLLITDGGWTLDRNGKAIRNNGRVTKMSLDGRILFDIGHPQTIGIYNAGDPFCPTETTVGPNGDIYVADGYGKDYVIQYNSNGEYIRHWGGHNNEDPNMNLKNAHGVALDTRDPNQPLIVCTSRSECCFKFFTLDGQYVKTVSLPNMRVCRPVIDDQNLYAGVCWSQPRSGGSPWAGHTGFMTVLEGDQVVSNPGGSEPEYIDGVLQNSYQLESQPIMHGHDVCVDEDKNLYVCQWNANHTPPIKLERI; encoded by the coding sequence TTGACCCAGACACCCCGCCGCAACTTCTTGCAGAAAACCGCCGTCACCGCTCTCGCCGCGACCGCTGCCACTCGCACGTTGACCGCCGCGCCGCCCAAGGACGAACCCGAGATCATCGGCCACGGTGATTATCGCTATCGTGTGATTCGTGACTGGGCCCAAATCAGTGCACTCCGAACGCCGCTTCTTAACTGTCACGAAATGGTGCAGGACAAACGCGGCCGGTTGTTCATGATTGGTGACCACACCGACAACAACATCCTCGTCTTTGACAAATCCGGCAAACTGCTGGATGCCTGGGGAACCATCTTCCCCGGCGGTCACGGGCTCAGCCTGATGGACGAAGGTGACGAAGAGTTCCTGTTGATCACCGATGGCGGATGGACCCTGGATCGCAACGGTAAAGCGATCCGCAACAACGGCCGCGTGACCAAGATGTCGCTGGATGGCCGCATCCTGTTTGACATCGGCCATCCACAAACCATTGGCATCTACAACGCTGGTGATCCGTTCTGCCCAACCGAAACCACCGTCGGTCCCAATGGGGACATCTATGTGGCTGATGGCTACGGCAAGGACTATGTGATTCAGTACAACAGCAACGGCGAATACATTCGCCACTGGGGTGGGCACAACAACGAAGACCCCAACATGAATCTGAAGAACGCCCATGGAGTCGCACTCGACACCCGTGACCCGAATCAACCTTTGATCGTCTGCACCTCACGCAGCGAATGTTGCTTCAAGTTCTTCACATTGGATGGCCAATACGTGAAGACGGTTTCGCTGCCGAACATGCGAGTTTGTCGTCCGGTCATCGACGACCAAAACTTGTACGCGGGAGTCTGCTGGTCCCAACCGCGTTCGGGAGGATCGCCTTGGGCCGGTCACACCGGATTCATGACCGTCCTGGAAGGCGACCAAGTCGTCTCCAACCCAGGTGGTTCCGAACCGGAGTACATCGATGGCGTGCTTCAGAATTCTTATCAGCTTGAAAGCCAGCCGATCATGCACGGCCATGACGTTTGCGTCGACGAAGACAAAAACCTGTACGTGTGCCAGTGGAACGCCAACCACACGCCACCAATCAAGCTCGAACGAATCTAG
- a CDS encoding DUF1553 domain-containing protein, translating into MFVSLRSLIPFLLVWPTVTSAVVFAEDDIDFNRDIRPILSDRCYFCHGPDDGTREADLRLDIREDAAYVLESDELLDRVQSDDPDLVMPPPHANLELTDEQKEMLKRWIDEGAPYAAHWSFEKLPLTVETPSVKQADWPKQTIDPFVLAKIEAAGQQPNPEADPLRWLRRVTLDLTGLPPSAETIQSFEKAVQKDRERAYEAAVDQLLQSSAFGEHMSIAWLDVARYADSYGYQSDKLNTQWPYRDWVVRALNQNLPYDDFLTWQIAGDLLEDPMRDQQLATAFNRIHRLNNEGGAVFEEWRIENAADRVHTFSTAVMGLTLECARCHDHKYDPITAREFYSLSAFFNSIDESGVYDRTEKVPCPSMLLPTEEESAALERSRQELAASEQHYQAVLAATKDRFKTSEAASITADDIPDLRLALSFDQGFDNAVKPVYHPSESDRAWAKMCDLVPVEDCQIARLNPTLADDDKARLAAKDDSKEAASNQSSGPSDRMALKLDGERGVTAHDIEPLDRWTPFTVVVTLNDPERSPERSLIVHHTRGTDCGYNGYDLTIQDGHLESRMARVWPGNAISVRTVEPIPANQWHQVAATYDGSSQASGLKLFLNGRELETVTLRDEVKKSCNVVVDHGGDFVIGQRFRARGFAGGLIDDVRLYERNLTSLELQVLATGEARPADAATFASALDQDAREAFAQLRQARHEFVMAEEVIQEIPIMREMDEPRETHLLLRGEYDAETNETTRVERTVLKAIPIPFPEDARKDRLGLAQWITHPEHPLTARVAVNRLWGNFFADPLVRTPENFGLQGDLPTHPELLDWLARDFVDHDWDIQRLCRNIVLSATYRQDSRCTQEQFNSDPTNRLLARGPSYRLAAEQIRDLALAASGLLNPEMGGPPVSPYQPGQDLWRESNGMSPPYQQSVGKSLYRRSLYSVWKRTAPLPNMMVFDASSREVCTVKRSRTNTPLQALVLLNDEQFIEAARVLATALMSNEAPEQRIENAFLQLAGRRPDPTELEELVTLYQQEQTFFEKDVDSAKSYLSIGERELPSEVPLAELATTTSLCQVILNLDATIWKR; encoded by the coding sequence ATGTTCGTTTCGCTTCGTTCTCTCATCCCTTTCCTGCTCGTTTGGCCGACGGTCACTTCCGCCGTTGTCTTCGCTGAAGATGACATTGACTTCAACCGTGACATCCGGCCGATCCTTTCGGACCGTTGTTACTTTTGCCACGGTCCTGACGATGGCACCCGAGAAGCGGACCTGCGTTTGGACATCCGCGAAGACGCGGCGTACGTGTTGGAATCAGATGAACTGCTGGATCGAGTCCAAAGCGATGATCCCGATCTGGTGATGCCACCGCCTCACGCGAATCTGGAGCTGACCGACGAGCAGAAAGAGATGCTAAAGCGTTGGATCGACGAAGGAGCTCCTTACGCAGCGCATTGGTCGTTTGAAAAACTACCTCTGACGGTCGAAACGCCCTCGGTCAAACAGGCCGACTGGCCCAAACAAACCATTGACCCCTTTGTTCTGGCCAAAATCGAAGCGGCCGGACAACAGCCCAACCCAGAAGCGGATCCGTTGCGCTGGTTGCGCCGAGTCACGTTGGACTTGACCGGGTTGCCACCATCAGCAGAAACCATTCAAAGCTTTGAGAAAGCCGTCCAGAAAGATCGCGAACGAGCGTATGAAGCGGCGGTCGATCAACTGCTGCAATCATCCGCGTTCGGCGAACACATGTCGATCGCATGGCTCGACGTGGCTCGCTACGCCGATTCCTATGGCTATCAAAGCGACAAGCTCAACACCCAGTGGCCCTATCGCGACTGGGTCGTTCGCGCCCTGAACCAAAACCTTCCGTACGACGATTTCTTGACGTGGCAAATCGCCGGTGACCTGCTGGAAGACCCAATGCGAGACCAGCAACTGGCGACCGCTTTCAATCGCATTCATCGTCTGAACAACGAAGGCGGTGCGGTCTTTGAAGAATGGCGAATCGAGAACGCAGCCGATCGAGTTCACACCTTCAGCACCGCCGTGATGGGACTGACCTTGGAGTGTGCCCGTTGCCACGATCACAAGTACGACCCGATCACCGCTCGCGAATTCTATTCGCTCTCAGCATTCTTCAATTCGATCGACGAGAGCGGCGTTTACGATCGCACTGAGAAAGTCCCCTGCCCGTCGATGCTGCTTCCCACCGAAGAAGAATCCGCGGCACTCGAGCGGTCTCGTCAAGAACTAGCTGCTTCAGAACAACATTACCAAGCGGTCCTTGCCGCTACCAAGGATCGATTCAAGACCAGCGAAGCGGCGTCCATCACCGCTGACGACATTCCTGACCTGCGACTCGCCTTGTCGTTCGATCAAGGCTTCGACAACGCTGTCAAACCCGTTTATCACCCATCCGAGTCCGACCGAGCTTGGGCAAAGATGTGTGACTTGGTTCCCGTCGAAGATTGCCAGATCGCTCGGCTGAATCCAACACTTGCCGATGATGATAAAGCTCGTTTGGCCGCCAAAGACGATTCCAAAGAAGCAGCCTCCAATCAATCCAGCGGTCCGAGCGACCGAATGGCATTGAAGTTGGACGGCGAACGCGGTGTGACCGCTCACGACATTGAACCACTGGATCGTTGGACACCATTCACCGTCGTCGTCACGCTCAACGATCCCGAACGTTCTCCTGAACGCAGCCTGATTGTTCATCACACTCGCGGAACCGACTGTGGCTACAACGGATACGACCTGACGATCCAAGATGGTCACCTCGAATCTCGCATGGCTCGGGTTTGGCCGGGCAACGCCATCAGCGTTCGAACAGTGGAACCCATCCCAGCCAACCAATGGCATCAAGTCGCGGCAACCTACGACGGATCGTCCCAGGCGTCAGGGCTGAAGCTCTTCCTCAATGGGCGTGAACTGGAAACAGTGACGCTGCGAGACGAAGTCAAAAAATCATGCAACGTTGTCGTCGACCATGGCGGAGACTTCGTGATCGGACAACGATTCCGAGCTCGCGGGTTCGCCGGTGGCTTGATCGATGATGTCCGTCTTTACGAACGCAACCTGACATCGCTTGAACTGCAAGTCTTAGCGACCGGCGAAGCTCGACCCGCTGACGCCGCCACGTTCGCATCCGCATTGGATCAAGACGCTCGCGAAGCGTTTGCTCAACTTCGCCAGGCCCGGCACGAATTTGTGATGGCAGAAGAGGTCATCCAAGAAATCCCGATCATGCGTGAGATGGACGAACCTCGCGAAACGCACCTGTTGCTACGCGGGGAATACGATGCCGAAACCAACGAAACCACACGGGTTGAACGAACGGTTCTGAAAGCCATCCCGATTCCGTTCCCTGAAGACGCTCGCAAGGATCGCCTCGGGTTGGCACAATGGATCACGCACCCAGAGCACCCGCTAACCGCTCGCGTTGCCGTCAACCGACTGTGGGGCAACTTCTTCGCCGATCCGTTGGTCCGCACGCCCGAGAACTTTGGTTTGCAAGGTGACCTGCCAACGCATCCGGAGCTTCTCGATTGGTTGGCTCGCGATTTTGTTGATCACGATTGGGACATCCAACGCTTGTGCCGCAACATCGTGCTCTCGGCGACCTATCGTCAAGATTCCCGCTGCACGCAAGAACAATTCAACAGCGACCCGACCAATCGCCTGCTCGCCCGAGGCCCGTCCTATCGACTCGCCGCCGAACAAATTCGCGACCTCGCGTTGGCTGCTTCTGGATTACTCAATCCCGAGATGGGCGGACCTCCGGTGTCGCCTTATCAACCGGGCCAAGACCTTTGGCGAGAATCCAACGGGATGTCGCCGCCGTATCAACAGTCGGTTGGCAAATCGCTCTACCGTCGGTCGCTGTATTCGGTTTGGAAACGCACCGCACCGCTTCCCAACATGATGGTTTTCGATGCATCGTCGCGTGAAGTCTGCACGGTCAAACGATCGCGAACCAACACGCCATTGCAAGCACTCGTGCTGCTCAACGATGAACAATTCATCGAAGCCGCTCGGGTACTGGCAACCGCTTTGATGAGCAACGAGGCACCGGAACAACGAATCGAGAACGCATTCTTGCAACTGGCAGGACGACGTCCCGATCCAACCGAACTGGAAGAACTCGTCACGCTCTATCAACAAGAGCAAACGTTCTTCGAGAAAGACGTTGATTCGGCCAAGAGCTACCTGTCGATCGGCGAACGCGAACTGCCCAGCGAAGTCCCCCTCGCCGAACTCGCAACCACGACCTCACTGTGCCAAGTCATCCTGAACCTGGACGCCACGATTTGGAAACGCTAG
- a CDS encoding DUF1501 domain-containing protein — MTPDFSLQSKRRVFLKQATSTVGAAALAHLLGRDMASAAAPAANLGGMHFAPKAKRIIYLFQSGGPAQQDLFDHKPMLEQMHGRELPPEVRGEQRLTGMSVNQSSLPVAASKFKFAQHGQSGAWLSELLPYHRDIVDDVCFIKSMHTEAINHDPAITFFQTGSQIAGRPSLGSWISYGLGSENDDLPAFVVLVTKGQGGQPLYSRLWGNGFLDSKYQGVQFRGGEDPVLYLSNPEGISRDHRRQQLDSINRLNSHQYQREFDPEIQSRIAQYEMAFKMQTSVPDATDFSDEPESTFDLYGEDAKQPGTFAANCLLARRLAQRDVRFIQLYHQGWDQHSNLPKGIAGQAKETDQASAALVKDLKRLGMLDDTLVIWGGEFGRTSYSQGTLTPGNYGRDHHPRCFTTWMAGGGIRPGMSYGTTDEFSYNVAENGVHVHDFNATILNLMGIDHERLTYKYQGRRFRLTDVHGHVVRDILA; from the coding sequence ATGACTCCTGATTTCTCACTGCAATCCAAACGCCGTGTCTTTCTGAAGCAAGCCACCTCCACCGTCGGTGCCGCCGCGCTGGCGCACTTGCTCGGACGTGACATGGCATCGGCCGCAGCACCCGCTGCAAATCTTGGCGGGATGCACTTTGCTCCCAAAGCAAAACGGATCATCTATCTGTTCCAATCCGGCGGCCCGGCCCAGCAAGACTTGTTCGACCACAAACCGATGCTCGAACAAATGCACGGACGCGAATTGCCTCCCGAGGTTCGTGGCGAGCAACGTTTGACCGGCATGTCGGTGAATCAAAGCTCGTTGCCGGTGGCAGCCTCCAAGTTCAAGTTTGCCCAACATGGACAATCCGGTGCTTGGCTGAGCGAACTGCTACCGTATCACCGGGACATCGTCGACGATGTGTGCTTCATCAAATCAATGCACACCGAAGCGATCAATCACGACCCCGCGATCACGTTCTTTCAAACCGGGTCGCAGATCGCTGGCCGGCCATCGCTCGGTTCGTGGATCTCCTATGGACTGGGAAGCGAAAACGACGACCTTCCCGCCTTTGTGGTGCTGGTCACCAAAGGCCAAGGCGGTCAACCGCTTTACTCACGTTTGTGGGGCAACGGATTCCTGGATTCCAAGTATCAAGGCGTCCAGTTCCGGGGCGGTGAAGATCCCGTGTTGTATCTGTCCAACCCCGAAGGCATCTCGCGCGATCATCGGCGTCAACAACTCGACTCGATCAACCGTTTGAACTCGCACCAGTATCAACGCGAATTTGATCCAGAGATCCAATCGCGGATCGCTCAGTACGAGATGGCGTTCAAGATGCAAACCAGCGTTCCCGATGCGACGGACTTCTCCGACGAACCGGAGTCCACGTTCGACTTGTACGGTGAAGACGCCAAGCAACCCGGGACCTTCGCCGCCAACTGTTTGCTGGCTCGACGATTGGCACAACGAGACGTTCGGTTCATTCAGCTCTACCATCAAGGATGGGACCAACATTCCAACCTGCCAAAGGGAATCGCCGGTCAAGCCAAAGAAACCGACCAGGCATCCGCCGCATTGGTCAAAGACCTCAAGCGTCTGGGAATGCTGGATGACACCCTGGTCATCTGGGGCGGTGAGTTTGGACGCACGTCGTACTCACAAGGCACACTGACGCCGGGCAACTATGGCCGCGACCACCATCCGCGTTGCTTCACGACGTGGATGGCCGGCGGCGGAATCCGTCCCGGAATGAGTTACGGAACGACCGATGAGTTCAGCTACAACGTGGCGGAAAACGGTGTCCACGTGCATGACTTCAATGCCACGATCCTGAACCTGATGGGCATCGATCACGAGCGACTGACATACAAATACCAAGGCCGCCGGTTCCGTTTGACCGATGTGCACGGCCACGTCGTTCGCGATATTCTGGCGTGA
- a CDS encoding FAD-dependent oxidoreductase, with product MNSVRKPPTQKAIVLLGIGHTNAHVMKQWADRPIAHCDLICISPFPVATYSGMLPGTLGEQFTEEEMQIDLRAMADQAGATLIIAKSTSIDLDTNQIHFSDHVPVSFDVLSIGVGSMPAGWNEHESPLIVPTKPMQTFLRRLSERIDCVDDSKGTNKRVAIVGGGVASIEIALCLHEHLRKQDRLDRVQLDLFSRSPSVSDELNAKSQETILRLLAARNIQTHFNSAVTEIGDDSLTTNEGVTLPFDAVVWATGAAPPTILHQTQLDTDDRGFVATSETLQSLSHQHVFSVGDAGTIVRNPAPKAGVTAVRQSPILWHNLRAFVAETPLKRFRSRKTFLKILNTGDGKGLLDYGWFSFHASWCWTLKTWIDRRFIRQFPSP from the coding sequence ATGAACTCGGTTCGCAAGCCGCCGACTCAAAAAGCGATTGTGCTGCTCGGCATCGGACACACCAATGCCCACGTGATGAAACAATGGGCCGATCGCCCAATCGCTCATTGCGATTTGATCTGCATCAGCCCGTTTCCCGTCGCAACCTATTCCGGCATGTTGCCCGGCACACTCGGTGAACAATTCACTGAAGAAGAAATGCAGATCGACTTGCGAGCGATGGCTGATCAAGCCGGGGCGACATTGATCATCGCCAAATCGACATCCATCGATCTGGATACGAACCAGATTCACTTCTCTGACCACGTCCCAGTGTCATTCGATGTGCTATCGATCGGAGTCGGATCGATGCCGGCCGGTTGGAACGAACACGAGTCGCCTTTGATCGTTCCAACCAAACCGATGCAAACGTTCCTGCGTCGATTGTCCGAACGAATCGATTGCGTGGATGATTCAAAGGGCACCAACAAACGAGTTGCCATCGTGGGTGGCGGAGTGGCCAGCATCGAAATCGCATTGTGCCTGCACGAACATCTCCGCAAGCAAGACCGACTCGACCGAGTGCAGTTAGATCTGTTCTCTCGCAGCCCATCCGTCAGCGATGAACTCAATGCGAAAAGCCAAGAAACCATTCTGCGGTTGCTGGCGGCGAGAAACATTCAAACCCACTTCAACTCGGCGGTTACCGAAATTGGTGATGATTCACTCACGACGAACGAAGGCGTAACGCTTCCGTTCGACGCGGTCGTCTGGGCAACCGGTGCCGCCCCACCAACCATCCTTCACCAAACGCAACTCGACACCGATGACCGCGGCTTTGTTGCCACATCTGAGACTCTTCAATCGCTGTCGCACCAACATGTTTTTTCCGTCGGAGACGCTGGAACGATCGTTCGTAATCCCGCCCCAAAAGCCGGCGTGACAGCGGTGCGTCAGAGTCCCATTCTATGGCACAACCTTCGAGCATTCGTTGCAGAAACGCCGCTGAAAAGATTCCGTTCGCGGAAGACGTTTCTCAAAATTCTGAATACCGGTGATGGAAAAGGCCTGCTCGACTACGGATGGTTTTCGTTCCATGCGAGCTGGTGCTGGACACTAAAGACTTGGATCGATCGTCGATTCATTCGCCAATTCCCTTCGCCGTGA
- a CDS encoding cytochrome ubiquinol oxidase subunit I: protein MMDVEILSRLQFAGTIMFHYLFPPLSIGLGLQLFLCELAYYRTRNPAWEAAARFWTRIFAVNFAMGVSTGIVMEFEFGTNWAAYSRFVGDVFGSALAAEGIFAFFLESGFLAVLVFGWDRVGPTMHLFSTLMVFLGSMFSAVWIVVANSWQQTPSGYHIVWHDVQGESLPRAEVTDFWAMVFNPSSVDRLTHTLIGAFVLGAFFVASVCSYYLLKGRHEEIARRCLSIALPTSLLFTILAAATGHDSAQKLVETQPAKLAAMEAHFETTDQPTGLYLFGWPDAEEETVHFGVQLPYLLSLMVYNDPMEPVPGMDQIPSDERPPVWLPFQTFHVMVGLGTMMIGVSSLACWFWFRGTLLQRRWLLWTIVFMPIAAMTANQAGWITAEVGRQPWIVYPSIQDGVEMIGLKTADGLSESVTAEQVLSSIILFGIIYSMLFAVWVFVLNHKIQHGPESVDALLEHKRRTHPGSMSEQFQRTGKSHGGDFLEEDSE from the coding sequence ATGATGGACGTTGAGATTCTCAGCCGGTTGCAGTTTGCAGGAACGATCATGTTCCACTATCTGTTTCCGCCGTTGTCGATTGGCTTGGGTCTGCAACTGTTCCTATGCGAATTGGCGTATTACCGAACTCGCAATCCGGCATGGGAAGCGGCCGCCCGGTTTTGGACACGAATCTTTGCCGTCAATTTCGCGATGGGTGTGTCGACGGGCATCGTCATGGAGTTTGAGTTCGGCACCAACTGGGCCGCCTACTCTCGGTTTGTCGGCGACGTGTTCGGATCTGCACTGGCCGCCGAAGGGATCTTCGCGTTCTTCCTGGAAAGTGGATTCTTGGCTGTGCTCGTCTTTGGATGGGATCGAGTCGGTCCGACCATGCACTTGTTCAGCACGTTGATGGTGTTTCTGGGGTCGATGTTCAGCGCGGTATGGATCGTCGTCGCCAACAGTTGGCAACAAACGCCGTCCGGCTATCACATCGTTTGGCATGACGTGCAAGGCGAGTCCCTGCCGAGAGCCGAGGTCACCGATTTCTGGGCCATGGTTTTCAACCCATCATCGGTTGATCGCCTGACTCACACTTTGATCGGTGCATTCGTTCTGGGAGCATTTTTCGTCGCTTCGGTTTGTTCGTACTACTTGCTTAAAGGGCGACACGAAGAGATCGCGCGTCGCTGCTTGTCGATCGCATTGCCCACTTCGTTGCTGTTCACGATCCTTGCGGCCGCGACGGGTCATGACTCGGCTCAAAAGCTCGTCGAAACACAACCAGCGAAACTGGCTGCGATGGAGGCCCACTTCGAAACGACGGACCAGCCCACGGGACTTTACCTTTTCGGATGGCCCGACGCAGAAGAAGAGACCGTTCACTTCGGTGTCCAGCTCCCCTATCTGTTGAGTCTGATGGTCTACAACGATCCGATGGAACCCGTCCCTGGCATGGACCAAATCCCTTCCGACGAACGGCCGCCGGTTTGGTTGCCGTTTCAAACGTTTCATGTGATGGTCGGCTTGGGAACCATGATGATTGGAGTTTCGTCGCTCGCCTGCTGGTTCTGGTTTCGAGGCACCCTGCTGCAACGCCGCTGGTTGCTGTGGACGATCGTGTTCATGCCCATCGCTGCGATGACCGCGAATCAGGCTGGCTGGATCACTGCCGAAGTTGGCCGACAACCGTGGATCGTTTATCCGTCGATTCAAGACGGCGTGGAAATGATTGGCTTGAAAACGGCCGATGGTCTGAGCGAATCGGTCACCGCCGAACAAGTCCTCAGCTCCATCATCTTGTTTGGAATCATCTACTCGATGCTCTTCGCGGTCTGGGTGTTTGTGTTAAACCACAAAATTCAGCATGGCCCCGAAAGCGTCGATGCATTGCTAGAACACAAACGACGGACGCATCCGGGTTCCATGTCGGAACAATTTCAACGCACCGGAAAATCACATGGTGGGGATTTCCTCGAGGAGGACTCGGAATGA
- the cydB gene encoding cytochrome d ubiquinol oxidase subunit II, protein MSYETVTFVWFVSLGVLLCGYTILDGFDLGVGILHPFIAKTDEERRLVMNSIGPLWDGNEVWLVTFGGALFAAFPVAYATVFSSFYLAFYLLLTCLIGRAVSLEFRSKVHSPTWRRLWDLGFFLSSTCAALLLGIAGGNVMQGMELGPMYHYEGSLLSQLTWYPLLVGTLTVSLFALHGAIFLYLKTEHELQQRVRAAITPLFYVFAGMYSLVTFATWWHVPHATENIANYPILWVVPILNALAVLNIPRAMHLGKPAYAFFSSAMVILALASLFSVAIFPNFVLSTIDPSYSITLDNARSSESTLNIMLIIAGIGMPCVISYTVIIYWIFHGKVRLDTNSY, encoded by the coding sequence ATGAGCTACGAAACCGTCACGTTCGTCTGGTTTGTTTCGTTGGGTGTTCTGCTATGCGGCTACACGATCCTGGATGGGTTTGATCTGGGTGTTGGAATCCTTCATCCGTTCATCGCGAAAACGGATGAGGAACGTCGACTGGTCATGAATTCCATCGGACCGCTGTGGGATGGAAACGAAGTTTGGCTGGTCACATTTGGTGGAGCTCTCTTCGCTGCGTTTCCCGTCGCCTACGCCACCGTGTTCAGCAGTTTCTATCTCGCGTTCTACTTGCTCCTAACTTGCTTGATTGGCCGTGCCGTCAGCCTTGAGTTCCGTTCGAAAGTTCACTCTCCCACGTGGAGACGACTGTGGGACTTGGGTTTCTTTTTGTCCTCAACCTGCGCGGCGTTGCTGCTCGGCATCGCCGGTGGAAACGTCATGCAGGGAATGGAACTCGGACCCATGTACCATTACGAAGGCAGCTTGCTCAGCCAGTTGACTTGGTACCCGTTGTTGGTGGGAACGTTGACCGTGTCACTGTTTGCACTGCATGGTGCGATCTTCTTGTATCTAAAAACAGAACATGAATTGCAGCAGCGTGTGCGAGCGGCCATCACACCCTTGTTTTATGTTTTCGCCGGGATGTATTCGCTCGTCACGTTCGCGACATGGTGGCACGTGCCCCATGCAACCGAGAACATTGCCAACTATCCCATCCTTTGGGTCGTCCCAATCCTCAACGCGTTGGCGGTGTTGAACATTCCGCGTGCAATGCACCTCGGTAAACCCGCCTACGCCTTCTTCTCATCGGCGATGGTGATCCTGGCCCTGGCCTCGCTCTTCAGCGTCGCGATCTTTCCCAACTTCGTGCTTTCCACGATTGACCCCTCTTACAGCATCACGCTCGACAACGCGAGAAGCAGCGAGAGCACCCTGAACATCATGTTGATCATCGCGGGAATCGGGATGCCGTGTGTCATCAGCTACACCGTGATCATCTATTGGATCTTCCACGGAAAGGTACGACTGGATACCAACAGTTATTGA